aaccttgatcttgggatctccagtcagcaaggttgagtatccttcatggaaagtttatttaatgagcctaagacccatccccttagatgcattactaactatctccttggacaaacctttcttcaaagggtccgcgatattctccttggacttaacccaatcaatggaaataacgccttttgagattagttgtttaagggtatcgtgtcttctttttatatgtatagacttcccattatggtagttgtttttagctttagctatggaagcttgattatcacaatgtatagatatagccggcacaggcctatgccagagaggaatgtcttctaaaaagcatcttagccaagcggcttcctctcctgctttatctagcgcaataaactcaaattccatagtggatcaagctatgcaggtctgtttggaactcttccaagaaacatccccacatgctagagtgaaaacatatccactcatagacttagactcctctgagtctgatatccagtttgcatcacaaaatccctcaaggacagcatgatacctttcataattcaaacaaaagttcAACGTGTATTTcagatacctcaacactctaaaaagtgcatcccagtgttcctgccctggattacaagtatacctacttaacctactcacagcataagcaatgtctggcctagtacagttcatcaaatacatcagacttcctataactcgtgagtattcaagttctgatactccattacctctgttctttttgagtttccaacaaggatcatacggagtataagaaGGTTTACAATCaacatgattgaattttctaagcacaaattcaacataatgagattgactaaaactataaccgttagaatttctcctaattttcatccctaagattacatgtgcagggcctaagtctttcatgtcaaagttctcattcagcatgttcttagtggaattaattacatccatgtttgtaccaagtataagcatatcatcaacatacaagcatacaatcacacaggcatcatttacaagcttagtatatacacacttgtcagattcattgattctaaaaccactagaaaacattacatgatcaaatttttcatgccattgtttaggtgcttgtttcaatccatacaaagattttttcagtttacaaactttgttttcacaacctttcactacaaagccctcaggttgttccatgtaaatttcttcgtctaattcaccatgtaggaaagatgtctttacatccatttgatgtatttctaggttatgaaccgcggctatagcaattaaaatcctaatggaagtaattctcgtaacgggtgagtaagtatcaaagaaatctacaccttccttttgtttgtagcctttgactactaacctagccttgtatttttgaatagttccatctatgttacgtttcctcttgaagatccatttacatcctatggccttaaaccctggaggtaaatctactatctcccatgtatcattttctttgatggattccatttcactaatagaagactctttccaccacggagcttcataagaagtcatggcttctctataagtctgaggatcatactctgctagtgttatgaatTCAGGTCCAAAAGAGGTATGGGTTCTAGCtcttttactcctcctaagatcaaattatacttcatcttcctctaaaggtaaagtctgactggttgaaggaacatctaggggatcaacacctctctcaCGAGAGTCAGATTtcaaaggaaaaatattttcaaagaacacagcatccctagactccataatagtattcacaccaatttcagaaacatcagaattcacaaccataaatctatatgcaggtgtatgctcaggataccctatgaagacacagtcaacagttttgggtcctatcttggttgctttaggttcagggatctgaaccttagccaaacacccccacactttaaagtatgctaaagaaggttgtctacctttccacaattcgtatggagttttgtctgatcctttaaaaggtactctgttcaggatatagcaggctgagaggacaacttccccccacaagttcgaaggtaatcctgaactaattaacatggcattcatcatctctttaagggtgcggttcttacgttcagctactccattcgactgaggtgaataaggaggggtaacctcgtgtattatgccatgttctacacagaaatcttctataggagttatgtactcaccaccacggtcagacttaatggttttaatggtagtattcaattggttttcaacttctagtttatacctcttaaatgcttctaaggcatcatccttacctctaagcaaataaatatgacagtacctagtacagtcgtctataaaggtaacaaaccatttcttaccgcctctagtttgaaatgatttcatgtaaactaggtctgagtgaattaattctaagggtttggaatttctatgaacatttttgctaaaaggttttctatcatactttgattctacgcatatttcacatttgttttccttttccaaactaaatttgggtatgcaaccCACATTGGCAGTTTAAGCATtgatttataatttacatgtccaagtctaccatgccaaacgttcaaagactcacaaacataagcagatgaaccattattattcattacagcagagtttacattaagcttatatAGTCCCTCAGTCTTATAAtcctgccccacataatccttacccttagttacaacacatttcccagattctattacaattttaaaacccttatcatctaaaacagcacaagaaacaatatttttgcagatgtccggaacatgaagaacttcattcaaagtgagagtcttgccagaagtgagcttgagcccaactttgccttttcctacaaccgcagctgcagatgagttacccatatagagtttctctccttcccctaccttactgtaggaggtgaacatttctttgtttccacagacatgtttggtagcccagagtctacccaccagtccctcacatttgttaccaaatttacttcagacaccgtgccagaaaattcatctttgttgttttcaaccaaattaacattatttttctttttaaggtacttacggtttctacagtgaaccgccatatggctaggatttccgcaagcatagcaatcacccttaattttattaatgctagatttaggtttctgaaacatacctttctttccaggaggtttcttggagttgtttcggttcttaatagcattggaacctttgtgttcagtcacatgagctttgtaagacatgtcccttgaagaagatacatttttgtccttggagcacaacaattcttcaacttgaatttccttacccagttcaaccatagtaacttcagcagtttcatgtctcagtttcttcttgtactcggaccagAAAGTAGGAaatttctcgatagcagtagacacttgaaaagtttcatcaatcaccataccttcggcaagaatttcattcataacttgctggagttcaaggaattgatcaaccacagatttgtcattcaccattttatactcataaagtctggataccaagaatttcttacttccggcagtttcagcttggtattttgcctccaaagcagcccataaatcaaaagcagaaaatttgtccttagcattgtaaaaatcatacaaagcatcctctaaacaattcagaatatgatttttagccatgtaattgttcctcttccattcATCAAAAAGAGAGACTGACTACCAGCATTCTTCAATGACTCATCAAACGATTTCAGAACATAGGAGTCCAACTCATGATTactcagaaaaaataacatttttgactgccacctcttaaagtctttccagaaaactttgcaggtctttcaacatcgttcttacccattgttacagacagaaaacagaaatatcgtgttaagattgttgcttctgtaacaataaaacactcaagaaagatgttagagagatgttagaataaaaggattaatttctggaaagtaaatagacactcaattggactgcagacagaggacagagtcacgtgttcaacacgctgtccttaacacgatatttgaccggtacgcctcaagaatgagtgatgcctataccctgtggtcaagttcgtatccaggataaaactgcccgttgcaagcactgttagcactacagtacttgcccactcttacgacctcaacagtaattgcgcacggaatgaaaataaaggaccacacagggggagaagacgaaaaaaagaggataatagctcttctggacacaaattgaaaatgaaaaatgtggTCGGTTTATATAGAGGAGAAATGAGAGAAGTCTCATTGATGCGCATTAAATTGAATGGaattaatttcaattaattcaaatTTATCAAAACAGTATAAAACGTTTATGTATTGATTTAAAAcgtttcatgcatcataatgtggttataaaacgttcatgcatcataatgtgttTGTAAAATGTTCATGCAcgtttcatgcatcataatgtgttTGTAAAACGTAAGGAAACATTCGCCGGGTCAGACGTCCCCAACGATTAAGAAATGATTTGTTTAAAATCTTTTAGATAATAATTCAAAGGAAGTTTctccaaaaagataagtcttgacacACACACACCCACACCAGAGCCCCGCCCGCACgcacggacggacggcggcgtgcgtgcttcggtgcgaagcaccccGCGTGTGTGAAAATATGTGGTTGCActaactagcccattgcctaagtcctccccctcgcacaaaagtgctaatgacccaaggaccACTCACAACAAGTGAAAATGAGCGTgcttcaatacttatggagaggtatcatctttagtctTCCCTAtttgggactaaaggttcattcacaacaagtgaaaatgagctagtgtccttagtgaccaataggtcctaagttccaatcctttcaagaccaaaaatccaaactattttataaactcaatttttataaactcattttctctaacagtatcaagaaaaagaaggaatgaaaaTCAAGTAATTCTTTCTAACACTTGGGTTTTGATCAGATTTTTATTTAAGTTGCATAACTCTAGATTTAGATTCATCTCAGTTACTCCATTGTTTCTGCAACAAGTAAATTAAGGTTTCAACTTTCGTTAGATCTCATTTAATCTAGACAGAGGAATTtggtaaagattttttttttctttatgtaaAGTCAAAATGACATCTCTCGATCTATGAAAGGACAAATAGTCTCACATCCCTAGTTTCCacataatgaacttaaaatataatatggaagggccgctccactcatagccaattgattttgagttggatgcccgcatacTTTTACATGGTATCGAGCTAGGTCCGATATACGGGATGTAGGCCGAATTAGTAGCCGTCGTGACCCGAGTGGGCACATGTACACCCGTGAACGAATTACTGGTCACTCGTATGACCTGTACGTGGGGTGGACCGTGACTGATGTCACATGCAAATCCAAGACCCACACGTGtgtaggtccacgtgttaggtcgagtgactggccttacacgtgagggtgtgaaaggacaaatagtctcacatccctagtttccgcataatgaacttaaaatataatatgaaagGGCCGCTCCACTTatagccaattggttttgagttggatgcccgcagactttaacacgATCGAATCCAATGGGAGTTCTTTAGTTGTTAATCATGTTAATCCATAATTGGAACTTCAAGAACTTTCTGTTTTTCAAATGGATTAGTATGTTGTTTGTTGTGTTATAAAAAACTTTCTGTTTTTCCTGAGAAGGTTTTGGGGTTGGGATTTTGATTTTTACAcagtttcttaattgaatgtagTCTCAACAAGCTTAGTTTCAGATATATTGATATGCAGAGTAAAGGAAAGATGCGGTCCACTGATAATCATATTGCTGCTGTACAAATAATGACTATAGCGGAGACGACGGAGGAAAATTCATTTGCAAAGCAGATGGCGGTACTGGTCGCTAGACTCGAGGAGCAACGTTTAATCCTTGAGGACTTGTGCCAAAAGTTAGATGCGCCACCAGAGGAGGGCTTAAGCAAAAAGTTAGATGCGCTATCGATGAAAGCCTAGGAGGGAGCTATAGGTCCCCTGGTGAAAAGCATATTGATTGATAAGTCCGCTTGATCCTCAGCTTGTCCTTCTTCGTCTTCCCTTAACTAATCTTTATGTTACTTTCGAACTTATCTATTTCAATTATTAGTAAAATGTTTAGGCGTACTCTCTTCTTACAAATATCTGAATGCTGGCTGTATCCAGGTGAATTTGTTGTTATTCTATTCAAGTAAAAAGTTTCACCATCTTTCTTTTGTTATTCTCATTGTTGTGCATATCTCAATTTTGGCTACTACTTCAGCATGGAATTTGTCGTGGAATAGCATGTTACAGTAGTACAGCAAACTTGTGATCTAGTCCAGATCAACAACACGAAAGCTTGATTCATACTCTTGTCTTGAGCACCCTTTTGTTTTGTGGCCGTCTTCGGGTTTGGTTAAATTGAGTCTGGAAGTTGGTTGAGGATATTGCTTATACATACCTACATGGGTTTTCTTTAGGACTTGAATGGTCTGATACTAGAGATGTtcttggaaatgtgtttgaggtgCCCTAGCAAGTGTAGAATATGTTGCTTGATGTCCATCATTCTTAGCCTTCTGAATTGAATAGTGGTATGCTTGGCTGTTACATAAAGTTGTCTAATTTCGCACTCTAGTCTCTAGATGAATGCTGCACATTGCTAGCAACCTTTTAGTTTGATTATGATCCAGAAGTGATACAAAACCAATTACCGACCCCAACAAAAGATCACCttgatcaaaaataaaaaaaagttcaAAAGATTGTAAAAAATGCCATGGTTATGCCCCTTTTTGCTCAATCACTTTACACACTGCACAAATTTGCAAGAGATACTACTGCTGCCACCGATACAAATATAACAGTGCTTGCTGGAAATTACATCTGTTATTTCTACGCAAGGTTTTCTAGTATTCCTGGGAAACCGGGAGAAGTCGGCGGTCTACCTGTGGCGTTTTTTGATACATGCCATTGCTGCCAATGTTGGAACCTTCACCTCCGTTGGAAGCAGATTCTTGAgtacaaatattgttcttctccgGAGAACTGTCGCACAATCCCATCGACTTAAGAACAAAACTGTCGTCATGTATCTCAAAAGGAGTTGTATTGAAATCGAAATGAACCAACTGCATATCCTCTGATATCTCCACCTCAACAGTCGCATGAGGACGCGTCTGGACTAGAATAAAAGGTAACGGCACGCCCCCTGCAGTGGCAGCAGCACTCCCCGAGCAACACATTTGCTCATTCCGCTGTCTCAGATTCTGAAGACCTACAAATTGATCCTCAAGCTCTTTCAAATACGCAGCCTTGGTTGCAATTCTGTTTCTTAGGCCAAGGCTTTCAGCCTTAAGCTCATCACCGGCGCCAGCACGGGGCAGTCCCCTCCATATTATCTCTTTGTTTTCATCTTTAGTGATGATATCCATCGCCATGAGAACATTCAGTGCATCATACACTCTCCGTCGTATATTTTTCTCTTCAAAATTTTGCGGATTGTCAGGCGTTTGTGTTGAAAATTCAGCAACAAGCTCATCCGCAACCTCGTTATAAGTTGTTCTACCTTTGGCTTCCACTTTTTCGCACACTTTGACGCTGAATTGACGCAgtcctctaccaccaccagtcTTATTATCACCCCCTCCTCCTGCCGCTACTGCCCGTGTTTgcacaatctttttcttcttcttcttccccgcatcatcatcagcagcttGAATATCAAGATGATTAAGCCTATTCAAGGTTTTACTAGACGGAGAAGAACCCACACTTCCACTTGTCCTTGACATTGATTTCCCACCACCACCAGAAGCAGCGGCGGCGGCGCCACCTGATACAGATGAACACCCTCCATTTTGTTGATTCGCCGTCCCTTTAATCACCATCTCCACTAATAACCTTACGGATCAATATTAATCTTGGATTAAAGTGAAATCGAAGTTATCAATTGAACAAGAACAAGAAGATCTAGGTAAATGCAAAATATGGTTTTGAGAGTTGAGGGAGAGAGAATGTTAAAGTGAAAAAGAGAAATTCAACCTCATTTCCCGAAACTTTGACCCATTGATGAGAGAATTGATGTCCGATCTGTCCCTTTTATTTGCAGCAGTCTTGCAACAGTTTGACTGACCTTTTGTAAAGGGAAGGCATTCAATTCAACGGTTCAACCCCACTAACCCACGTGATAAGGGGTGTCATTGTACAGTTAGTTTTTACTACATGTATGTGAACCGTGTCTAGTAAGGATATAATTTTAATCACAACTTTGATCTTGATAAACATTGCTAGTTTAGATAACTACTTATCAATAAATGATACAAGTTACACGATGGATGGTTGGGCATATAAGTTGTAAGTCTTTACCTAGACGATACTTTGAAATTTTTTCTTACCTACAGAAAAGAGGTGAGTAAGAATATGAAATATTAATTCAGTTGTGTTTGTCTATGTGGAGAAAGCCTAGCAACATTATAAACGAAGCGTTGGAATAATAGACAGCAAACGTCTGGTGAGCAATATCAAGTTAAAACTTTAAGAGCTTCTTCAATGGTtgttgtatgtatt
Above is a genomic segment from Papaver somniferum cultivar HN1 chromosome 10, ASM357369v1, whole genome shotgun sequence containing:
- the LOC113316743 gene encoding transcription factor-like protein DPB translates to MVIKGTANQQNGGCSSVSGGAAAAASGGGGKSMSRTSGSVGSSPSSKTLNRLNHLDIQAADDDAGKKKKKKIVQTRAVAAGGGGDNKTGGGRGLRQFSVKVCEKVEAKGRTTYNEVADELVAEFSTQTPDNPQNFEEKNIRRRVYDALNVLMAMDIITKDENKEIIWRGLPRAGAGDELKAESLGLRNRIATKAAYLKELEDQFVGLQNLRQRNEQMCCSGSAAATAGGVPLPFILVQTRPHATVEVEISEDMQLVHFDFNTTPFEIHDDSFVLKSMGLCDSSPEKNNICTQESASNGGEGSNIGSNGMYQKTPQVDRRLLPVSQEY